From one Paeniglutamicibacter psychrophenolicus genomic stretch:
- the ftsH gene encoding ATP-dependent zinc metalloprotease FtsH: protein MNAKKIFNSWIVWVLLGAAVLLIFLPTLLGGNSGRIDTSLGMQLLKDDKVSEAKIFDGEQRVDLTLKQPLNIDGADKGKNVSFFYSIPRGTQVVDAVNEANLTGYTDQPVQNNWFTSMLGFMIPMILIVGLFWFILSRSQGGGSKVMQFGKSKAKLITKDMPQVTFVDVAGAEEAVEELHEIKEFLREPGKFQAVGAKIPKGVLLYGPPGTGKTLLAKAVAGEAGVPFYSISGSDFVEMFVGVGASRVRDLFEQAKNNSPAIIFVDEIDAVGRHRGAGIGGGNDEREQTLNQLLVEMDGFDATTNVILIAATNRADVLDPALLRPGRFDRQIPVEAPDMIGREQILRVHAQGKPMATNVDLKAVAKKTPGYTGADLANVLNEAALLTARSNAQLIDDRALDEAIDRVMAGPQKRSRLMKEHERKITAYHEGGHALVAAAMRQTAPVTKVTILPRGRALGYTMVVPDDDKYSVTRNELLDQMAYAMGGRVAEEIVFHDPSTGASNDIEKATATARAMVTDYGMSERIGAVKLGSSSGDAMYGQPASRNYSDAMANVVDEEVRSLIDTAHDEAYAALTENRHVLDRLALALLEHETLNQKEIEELFHDLVKRPEREVWLSKDSRPVHAAGPVLSAKEIASEAAVANAAEAADGTSGASAGA from the coding sequence ATGAACGCGAAAAAGATCTTTAACAGCTGGATCGTCTGGGTGCTGCTGGGTGCCGCGGTGCTGCTGATTTTCCTGCCGACGCTCTTGGGCGGAAACTCCGGGCGCATCGACACCTCCCTGGGCATGCAATTGCTCAAGGACGACAAGGTCTCCGAGGCGAAGATCTTCGACGGCGAGCAGCGCGTGGATCTCACGCTGAAGCAGCCGCTGAACATCGACGGCGCGGACAAGGGCAAGAACGTCTCGTTCTTCTACTCCATCCCGCGCGGAACCCAGGTCGTTGACGCGGTCAACGAAGCCAACCTGACCGGCTACACCGACCAGCCCGTGCAGAACAACTGGTTCACCTCGATGCTTGGCTTCATGATCCCGATGATCCTGATCGTCGGCCTGTTCTGGTTCATCCTGTCCCGTTCCCAGGGCGGCGGATCCAAGGTCATGCAGTTCGGCAAGTCCAAGGCGAAGCTGATCACCAAGGACATGCCCCAGGTGACCTTCGTCGACGTGGCGGGCGCCGAGGAGGCCGTGGAGGAACTCCACGAAATCAAGGAATTCCTGCGCGAACCGGGCAAGTTCCAGGCCGTCGGTGCCAAGATCCCCAAGGGCGTGCTGCTCTACGGCCCTCCGGGCACCGGCAAGACCCTGCTGGCCAAGGCCGTCGCCGGCGAGGCCGGCGTGCCGTTCTATTCCATTTCCGGTTCCGACTTCGTCGAGATGTTCGTCGGCGTGGGCGCCTCGCGAGTCCGCGACCTCTTCGAGCAGGCCAAGAACAACTCCCCTGCCATCATCTTCGTTGACGAGATCGATGCGGTGGGCCGCCACCGCGGCGCCGGCATCGGCGGCGGCAACGACGAGCGCGAACAGACCCTCAACCAGCTCCTGGTCGAGATGGACGGCTTCGACGCCACCACCAATGTCATCCTGATTGCCGCGACCAACCGCGCCGACGTGCTTGACCCGGCGCTGCTGCGCCCGGGCCGCTTCGACCGGCAGATCCCGGTGGAGGCACCGGACATGATCGGCCGCGAGCAGATCCTCAGGGTCCACGCCCAGGGCAAGCCGATGGCCACCAACGTGGACCTCAAGGCCGTGGCGAAAAAGACGCCAGGTTACACCGGCGCCGATTTGGCCAACGTGCTCAACGAGGCCGCGCTGCTCACCGCCCGCTCCAACGCCCAGCTGATCGACGACCGCGCCCTGGACGAGGCCATCGACCGCGTCATGGCCGGCCCGCAGAAGCGCAGTCGGTTGATGAAGGAACACGAGCGCAAGATCACCGCGTACCACGAGGGCGGCCACGCCCTGGTTGCGGCGGCCATGCGCCAGACCGCACCGGTCACCAAGGTCACCATCCTGCCGCGCGGCCGCGCCCTGGGTTACACCATGGTGGTCCCGGACGACGACAAGTACTCGGTGACCCGCAACGAGCTGCTCGACCAGATGGCCTACGCCATGGGCGGGCGCGTGGCCGAGGAGATCGTCTTCCACGACCCCTCCACCGGCGCCTCCAACGACATCGAAAAGGCCACCGCGACGGCCCGCGCCATGGTCACCGACTACGGCATGTCCGAGCGCATCGGCGCCGTGAAGCTGGGTTCCTCCTCCGGGGACGCCATGTACGGCCAGCCCGCCAGCCGCAACTACTCCGACGCCATGGCCAACGTGGTCGACGAGGAAGTGCGTTCGCTGATCGACACCGCGCACGACGAGGCCTACGCCGCGCTGACCGAGAACCGCCACGTGCTGGACCGCCTGGCGCTGGCCCTGCTGGAGCACGAAACGCTGAACCAGAAGGAAATCGAGGAGCTCTTCCACGACCTGGTCAAGCGCCCCGAGCGCGAGGTCTGGCTGAGCAAGGACTCCCGTCCGGTGCACGCTGCAGGACCGGTGCTTTCGGCCAAGGAAATCGCCTCCGAGGCGGCCGTGGCCAACGCCGCGGAAGCAGCGGACGGCACCTCGGGCGCTTCGGCCGGCGCGTAA
- the folP gene encoding dihydropteroate synthase, whose protein sequence is MSLGAIPGTGPATSPLPVIKKSTARTMAELPTDRTLVMGILNITEDSFSDGGKYATADEAISHGLRMYYGGADIIDVGGESTRPGAEPVDPAVEQGRILPVITALAKAGAIISVDTMHTSTARAAMAAGAHIVNDVSGLTHEADMPALIAETGAPYVLMHRRGDAASMTTEANYTDVVAEVIEELLALRETFLAAGVAPEQLILDPGLGFAKDHEHNWELLRALDSFTALGHRVLVGTSRKRFLGALLTVDSKPAVPTARDAATAATSALAAANGAWGVRVHDVPGNLDAVKVATAWSAARVPAL, encoded by the coding sequence ATGTCGCTTGGAGCGATCCCCGGAACCGGTCCGGCCACCAGCCCGCTGCCGGTCATCAAGAAATCAACGGCCCGCACCATGGCCGAACTGCCCACCGACCGCACCCTGGTCATGGGCATCCTGAACATCACCGAGGATTCCTTTTCCGACGGAGGCAAGTACGCCACCGCGGACGAGGCCATCAGCCACGGGCTGCGCATGTACTACGGCGGGGCCGACATCATCGACGTCGGCGGGGAATCCACCCGCCCCGGCGCCGAGCCGGTTGATCCGGCCGTGGAACAGGGCCGGATCCTTCCGGTCATCACGGCGCTGGCCAAGGCCGGGGCGATCATCTCGGTCGACACCATGCACACCTCCACCGCCCGCGCGGCCATGGCGGCCGGCGCGCACATCGTCAACGACGTCTCGGGGCTGACCCACGAGGCCGACATGCCCGCGCTGATCGCCGAAACCGGTGCCCCCTACGTGCTGATGCACCGCCGCGGGGACGCCGCCTCGATGACCACCGAGGCGAACTACACCGACGTCGTGGCCGAGGTCATCGAGGAACTGCTCGCGCTGCGCGAGACGTTCCTTGCCGCCGGGGTCGCCCCCGAGCAGCTGATCCTGGATCCGGGGCTCGGCTTCGCCAAGGACCACGAACACAACTGGGAGCTGCTGCGCGCCCTGGACAGCTTCACCGCCCTGGGCCACCGCGTCCTGGTGGGCACCAGCCGCAAGCGCTTCCTCGGTGCACTGCTGACCGTCGATTCCAAGCCCGCGGTGCCCACTGCCCGCGATGCCGCCACCGCGGCAACCAGCGCCCTGGCCGCGGCCAACGGAGCCTGGGGAGTGCGCGTGCACGACGTGCCGGGCAACCTGGACGCCGTCAAGGTCGCGACCGCGTGGTCCGCGGCCCGCGTCCCGGCACTCTAG
- the panC gene encoding pantoate--beta-alanine ligase yields the protein MSTPANSASRALRIVRTAAELSTAIVQALEGLAPGNSPAALGLVPTMGALHSGHESLVSTAREQNDVLVVSIFVNELQFNDRADFERYPRTLDADIEILARAGADIVFAPEVSTVYPDGRPLVKLDSGALGEKFEGASRPGHFDGMLAVVAKLLHFCMPPASLGVPVAYRAYFGQKDAQQLVLINRMVADLNYPVEIRSVPIIRSAEGLALSSRNQFLTKEQAKAALVIHRALNLVKGRADRHEPLYLEDAAGLFEMEPLVELDYFELVDPRTLQELAFNCQDTPFTGEGLLLVAAKVGKVRLIDNMSLGY from the coding sequence GTGAGCACACCAGCAAATTCCGCCAGCCGCGCCCTCCGCATCGTTCGTACCGCCGCCGAGCTCTCGACGGCCATTGTCCAGGCGCTCGAGGGGCTGGCGCCGGGAAACAGCCCGGCGGCCCTCGGGCTGGTGCCCACCATGGGGGCCCTGCATTCGGGGCACGAATCGCTGGTGTCCACCGCCCGGGAGCAAAACGACGTGCTGGTGGTCAGCATCTTCGTCAACGAATTGCAGTTCAATGACCGGGCCGACTTCGAGCGCTACCCGCGCACCCTGGACGCCGACATCGAGATCCTGGCGCGTGCCGGGGCCGACATCGTCTTTGCCCCCGAGGTGTCGACGGTCTATCCCGACGGCCGTCCGCTGGTCAAGCTCGATTCCGGGGCCCTGGGCGAGAAGTTCGAGGGCGCCTCGCGTCCCGGGCACTTTGACGGGATGCTTGCGGTGGTTGCCAAGCTGCTTCACTTCTGTATGCCGCCGGCTTCGTTGGGGGTCCCCGTTGCCTACCGTGCCTACTTCGGACAGAAGGACGCCCAGCAGCTGGTGCTGATCAACCGCATGGTGGCGGACCTGAACTATCCGGTCGAGATCCGCTCGGTGCCGATCATCCGCAGCGCAGAGGGACTGGCGCTGTCCAGCAGGAACCAGTTCCTCACCAAGGAGCAAGCGAAGGCCGCACTGGTGATCCACCGGGCACTGAACCTGGTCAAGGGGCGGGCCGACCGCCATGAACCGCTGTACCTGGAGGACGCCGCGGGGCTCTTCGAGATGGAACCGCTGGTGGAGCTGGACTACTTCGAACTTGTTGACCCGCGCACCTTGCAGGAGCTGGCCTTCAACTGCCAGGACACCCCGTTCACCGGCGAGGGCCTGCTGCTGGTTGCGGCGAAGGTCGGCAAGGTACGGCTGATCGACAACATGTCACTGGGCTACTGA
- a CDS encoding Rossmann-like and DUF2520 domain-containing protein — MRSTGKPGRLGVGVIGAGKVGAVLGAALRAAEHQIVGVHAVSDASLERAEMLLPGVPVLQIPEILRRAELVILAVPDDALADLVSGLAAAGHWQAGQLVLHTAGRYGTEVLAPATAVGAIGLAVHPAMTFTGMSMDLDRLADCVFGVSASNMVLPIAQALVVEMGGEPVVIAEEDRVKYHAALSHASNHLVTVAGQSAGILAGIGVEQPERMLSALMRASLENALASGEGALTGPVARGDVHTIAAHRAALSDPSITEDTREGYLAMSRATALRAHARGLISSQTLEGILAALGK; from the coding sequence ATGAGAAGCACGGGCAAGCCGGGACGGCTGGGGGTTGGGGTCATCGGCGCGGGGAAGGTCGGCGCCGTGCTCGGTGCCGCGCTGCGTGCAGCGGAGCACCAGATCGTTGGCGTCCATGCGGTCTCCGACGCCTCGCTCGAGCGCGCCGAAATGCTGCTGCCCGGCGTTCCGGTGCTGCAGATCCCGGAGATCCTGCGCCGTGCCGAACTGGTCATCCTGGCGGTTCCCGACGACGCGCTGGCGGATTTGGTCTCCGGGCTGGCCGCGGCCGGGCACTGGCAGGCCGGACAGCTGGTGCTGCACACCGCCGGGCGCTACGGAACCGAGGTCCTGGCCCCGGCCACGGCGGTCGGCGCCATCGGGCTTGCCGTGCACCCGGCCATGACCTTCACCGGGATGAGCATGGACCTGGATCGGCTGGCCGACTGCGTCTTCGGGGTCAGCGCATCGAACATGGTCCTGCCCATCGCCCAGGCGCTCGTGGTGGAAATGGGCGGAGAGCCGGTGGTGATCGCCGAGGAAGACCGGGTGAAATACCATGCCGCCCTGTCCCACGCCTCGAACCACCTGGTGACCGTGGCCGGGCAATCGGCTGGAATCCTGGCCGGCATCGGCGTCGAGCAACCCGAGCGGATGCTTTCTGCGCTCATGCGCGCCTCGCTGGAGAATGCGTTGGCCTCCGGGGAAGGCGCCCTGACCGGGCCGGTGGCCCGCGGGGATGTGCACACCATTGCCGCGCACCGCGCCGCGCTCTCGGACCCCTCGATCACCGAGGACACCCGGGAGGGCTATCTGGCGATGAGCCGGGCAACCGCGCTGCGCGCACACGCCCGCGGCCTGATCAGCAGCCAAACCCTCGAAGGGATCCTGGCCGCGCTGGGAAAATAG
- a CDS encoding DUF3180 domain-containing protein yields MNSLRPLWVFTVLVIGVVAGYALQIIATTRGYPVPVLHWTSLVTMGAACLLTLVMGIRIKLFTSGRSKKRVNPIAAARTLVLAQASVYAGSTIAGWHAGILLGLLTAAGLGSEAVKSSLVMIGGALVMVIVGWVVEQFCKLPPEDPSDPAAKTKGKDEEGYAAGTN; encoded by the coding sequence ATGAATTCCTTGCGGCCGCTGTGGGTCTTCACGGTGCTGGTCATCGGCGTGGTTGCCGGCTACGCCCTGCAGATCATTGCCACGACCCGGGGCTACCCGGTGCCGGTGTTGCACTGGACCTCGCTGGTGACCATGGGGGCAGCCTGCCTGCTCACCCTGGTCATGGGCATCCGCATCAAGCTGTTCACCTCCGGACGCAGCAAGAAGCGCGTGAACCCGATTGCCGCGGCCCGGACCCTGGTGTTGGCGCAGGCCAGCGTCTATGCCGGGTCCACGATCGCCGGATGGCACGCCGGGATCCTGTTGGGCCTGCTCACGGCCGCCGGACTGGGGTCGGAGGCGGTGAAATCATCCTTGGTGATGATCGGTGGCGCGCTGGTGATGGTTATCGTGGGATGGGTTGTGGAACAGTTCTGCAAGCTGCCACCGGAAGATCCATCGGACCCGGCGGCCAAGACCAAGGGCAAGGACGAGGAAGGCTATGCGGCAGGAACCAATTGA
- the hpt gene encoding hypoxanthine phosphoribosyltransferase — protein MDSKDVSADLAHVLYTKEEIQAKIDELAARIDADYEGRDILVVGVLKGAVMVMADLVRALHSHVTMDWMAVSSYGSGTQSSGVVRILKDLDTDLLGKHVLIVEDIIDSGLTLSWLLANLQSRGPASVEICTLLRKPEAAKVEIDVKYVGMEIPNEFVVGYGLDFDERYRNLDFIGTLAPHVYQ, from the coding sequence GTGGATTCGAAAGATGTCAGCGCCGATTTGGCGCATGTCCTCTACACCAAGGAAGAAATCCAGGCCAAGATCGATGAGCTTGCCGCCCGGATCGACGCCGACTACGAAGGCCGGGACATCCTGGTTGTAGGCGTCCTCAAGGGCGCAGTGATGGTCATGGCCGACCTGGTCCGTGCCCTGCACAGCCACGTCACCATGGACTGGATGGCGGTTTCCTCCTACGGTTCGGGCACGCAGTCCTCCGGCGTCGTGCGGATCCTCAAGGACCTCGACACCGACCTTTTGGGCAAGCACGTGCTGATCGTCGAGGACATCATCGACTCCGGCCTGACCCTGTCCTGGCTGCTGGCCAACCTGCAGTCCCGCGGCCCGGCCTCGGTGGAAATCTGCACCCTGCTGCGCAAGCCGGAGGCCGCCAAGGTGGAGATCGACGTGAAATACGTCGGCATGGAGATCCCCAACGAATTCGTCGTTGGCTACGGCCTGGACTTCGATGAGCGCTACCGCAACCTGGACTTCATTGGCACCCTGGCCCCGCACGTCTACCAGTAG
- the folE gene encoding GTP cyclohydrolase I FolE, with protein sequence MNEIDQLEDDNAQGAGGVDLVRIEKAVREILYAIGEDPDRDGLLETPKRVAKAYGEFFAGLHQDPADHLGTTFDIEHDELVLVKDIPFYSTCEHHLVPFHGTAHVGYIPGPEGKVTGLSKLARLVEVFAKRPQVQERLTTQIVEALMEHLNPRGAMVVIECEHMCMSMRGVRKPGAKTVTSAVRGQLREPATRAEAMSLILGK encoded by the coding sequence GTGAACGAGATCGATCAACTTGAAGACGACAACGCCCAGGGCGCCGGCGGCGTGGACCTGGTCCGCATCGAAAAGGCAGTCCGGGAAATCCTCTACGCCATTGGCGAGGACCCGGACCGCGACGGCCTGCTGGAAACCCCCAAGCGCGTGGCCAAGGCCTACGGCGAGTTTTTCGCCGGCCTGCACCAGGACCCGGCCGACCACCTGGGCACCACCTTCGACATCGAGCATGACGAATTGGTGCTGGTGAAGGACATCCCCTTCTACTCGACCTGCGAACACCATCTGGTGCCGTTCCATGGCACCGCCCACGTCGGCTACATCCCCGGCCCCGAGGGCAAGGTCACGGGGCTGAGCAAGCTGGCCCGCCTGGTGGAGGTCTTCGCCAAGCGCCCGCAGGTCCAGGAGCGGTTGACCACCCAGATCGTCGAGGCGCTCATGGAGCACCTGAACCCGCGCGGGGCGATGGTCGTCATCGAGTGCGAACACATGTGCATGTCCATGCGGGGCGTCCGCAAGCCGGGCGCCAAGACCGTCACCAGCGCGGTGCGTGGCCAGCTTCGCGAGCCCGCCACCCGCGCCGAGGCCATGAGCCTCATTCTCGGAAAGTAG
- a CDS encoding NAD(P)H-dependent flavin oxidoreductase, whose product MPELPENTAVSIHPAKKLQQVLGYAEPIFNASMAGAAGGALAAAVSAAGGFGMLGIGGNTTKEWIDGEAAIAASSGRPWGAGLMAWVLDKNLDPLEQVLEHGPSFVCISFGEPGPAAALVHESGALTGMQVGNAAELSRALEDDIDVVICRGNEGGGHGRNEVSTLPLLQLALEKTNKPVIAAGGLATSAGVAAVLGAGASAAWIGTRFAAATESMSHRNIKDAIGAAGIDDTIYTRAFDIAQRIDWPVEYGGRALRNDFSDNWAEDLEALGATVDASDALTDSINEARAKADPSLAPVYAGQSAGLSAAGQSAAEIVADLARFRSVLQQAAQRWEFA is encoded by the coding sequence ATGCCTGAACTTCCAGAGAACACAGCCGTCAGCATTCACCCCGCCAAGAAATTGCAGCAGGTTCTTGGTTATGCCGAACCCATCTTCAATGCCTCCATGGCCGGGGCTGCCGGCGGCGCACTGGCCGCAGCAGTGTCGGCAGCGGGTGGTTTTGGCATGTTGGGCATTGGCGGAAACACCACCAAGGAGTGGATCGACGGCGAGGCAGCAATTGCGGCTTCTTCCGGTCGCCCCTGGGGAGCCGGTCTGATGGCCTGGGTCTTGGACAAGAACCTCGATCCCTTGGAACAGGTCCTGGAACACGGTCCATCCTTCGTCTGCATCAGCTTCGGCGAACCGGGCCCTGCTGCTGCATTGGTCCATGAATCCGGAGCATTGACCGGGATGCAGGTAGGCAATGCAGCCGAACTCTCCCGCGCACTCGAAGACGACATCGATGTAGTGATCTGCCGCGGGAACGAGGGCGGGGGCCACGGCCGGAACGAAGTCTCCACGCTCCCCCTGCTGCAACTGGCCCTGGAAAAGACCAACAAGCCGGTGATCGCAGCGGGGGGACTGGCAACGTCCGCCGGGGTGGCGGCCGTCCTGGGCGCAGGGGCTTCGGCGGCCTGGATCGGCACGCGCTTTGCCGCGGCCACGGAATCGATGAGCCACCGGAACATCAAGGATGCAATCGGGGCCGCCGGCATCGATGACACCATCTATACGCGGGCCTTTGACATCGCCCAGAGAATCGACTGGCCGGTGGAATACGGCGGCAGGGCCCTGCGCAACGACTTCAGCGACAACTGGGCCGAAGACCTCGAGGCGCTCGGCGCCACGGTCGACGCAAGCGACGCGCTGACCGACTCGATCAACGAAGCCCGGGCGAAGGCAGACCCTTCTTTGGCTCCGGTCTATGCCGGTCAATCCGCAGGACTCTCCGCCGCCGGCCAAAGCGCCGCGGAGATCGTCGCGGACCTGGCCCGCTTCCGCTCGGTACTGCAGCAGGCTGCCCAACGCTGGGAATTCGCCTAG
- the folB gene encoding dihydroneopterin aldolase, protein MRTDTITLSGITAIGHHGVFEHEKRDGQPFTLDVVLHTDIRKAAASDNVADTAHYGELGELVVAQIQAGPWDLIETLAEKTAAAILAAFGTVSGVEVIVHKPKAPITVTFSDVTIHIHRERE, encoded by the coding sequence ATGCGCACTGACACCATCACCCTGTCGGGCATCACCGCCATCGGGCACCACGGCGTCTTCGAGCACGAGAAGCGCGACGGACAGCCGTTCACCCTCGACGTGGTCCTGCACACCGACATCCGCAAGGCGGCGGCCAGCGACAACGTCGCCGACACCGCCCACTACGGGGAGCTCGGCGAGCTGGTGGTCGCCCAGATCCAGGCCGGGCCCTGGGACCTGATCGAGACGCTGGCGGAAAAGACCGCCGCGGCGATCCTGGCCGCCTTCGGCACGGTCTCGGGAGTCGAGGTCATCGTGCACAAGCCCAAGGCCCCGATCACGGTGACCTTTTCCGACGTCACCATCCACATCCACCGCGAACGGGAGTGA
- a CDS encoding PH domain-containing protein, with protein MTPGRALPVPGPGETDGQDTPEAPWHRVHPVSPLVRGWIAVVAIAFVYGQNTLSSFFGEEEPNPGPDFISRTPLMVSLLVGAGILLLILLGFFGTWWFTKYQITERHVNVNTGMVFRQQRQARIDRVQSIDIAQPLVARIFGLAELRFDVADSGSAAMNLAFVKLSEAHQLRNEILARAAGLKAPAPQAPPLPAQPDAVPVTGQTPDPAAPQEAALEAPAPGYASASASLAASERVVAVVPTGRLIGSILLRPSTILMVLGIIGLGIAMSTIEGFAPFYLLPAFLGMAGALWNNLNTGYNFRAATSADGLRLSYGLLDTRHQTVPPGRVQAIKVTAPFFWRPLGWYRVAVNVAGIGGGAANDAEQRSVLLPVGSYEDVLAVLSVVLPAPGVAAPRDFFAAAINGSGTEGGFVVSPPRVRPLSPLAHKRQGYALTDTALVARNGALHRTIAIVPHARTQGLTLSQGPLARRFGVVDLSLATIAGPVVPLVHQLDVASGRELFLEQADRAAAARRQTDSNHWLGDA; from the coding sequence GTGACTCCCGGACGCGCCTTGCCGGTCCCCGGTCCCGGGGAAACCGACGGGCAGGACACCCCGGAGGCGCCGTGGCACCGCGTGCACCCGGTCTCCCCGTTGGTGCGCGGCTGGATCGCGGTGGTGGCCATCGCCTTCGTCTACGGCCAAAACACCTTGTCCTCCTTCTTCGGCGAGGAGGAACCGAACCCCGGGCCCGACTTCATTTCCAGGACCCCGCTGATGGTTTCGCTGCTGGTCGGCGCCGGCATCCTGCTGCTGATCCTGCTGGGCTTCTTCGGCACCTGGTGGTTCACCAAGTACCAGATCACCGAGCGCCACGTAAACGTGAACACCGGCATGGTCTTCCGCCAGCAGCGCCAGGCCCGCATCGACAGGGTGCAGTCGATCGACATCGCCCAGCCGTTGGTGGCACGGATCTTCGGGCTTGCCGAGCTGCGCTTCGATGTCGCCGACTCGGGTTCCGCTGCGATGAACCTGGCCTTCGTGAAGCTCTCCGAGGCGCACCAGCTGCGCAACGAGATCCTGGCCCGCGCCGCCGGGCTGAAGGCGCCCGCGCCGCAGGCACCCCCGCTTCCCGCGCAACCGGATGCGGTCCCGGTTACCGGGCAGACCCCCGATCCCGCGGCACCGCAGGAAGCGGCCCTCGAGGCCCCGGCACCGGGATACGCCTCGGCTTCCGCCTCGCTGGCCGCCAGCGAGCGCGTGGTCGCCGTGGTGCCCACGGGCCGGCTCATCGGCTCCATCCTTTTGCGTCCCTCGACCATCTTGATGGTGCTGGGCATCATCGGGCTGGGCATCGCCATGTCCACCATCGAGGGGTTCGCGCCCTTCTACCTGCTGCCGGCCTTCCTGGGCATGGCCGGCGCGCTGTGGAACAACCTGAACACCGGCTACAACTTCAGGGCCGCCACCAGCGCGGACGGGTTGCGGCTGAGCTACGGGCTGCTGGACACCCGCCACCAGACGGTGCCGCCGGGCCGGGTCCAGGCCATCAAGGTCACCGCACCCTTCTTCTGGCGCCCCCTGGGCTGGTACCGGGTTGCGGTGAACGTCGCGGGCATCGGCGGCGGAGCGGCCAACGACGCCGAGCAACGCAGCGTGCTGCTGCCCGTGGGCAGCTACGAGGACGTGCTGGCGGTGCTCTCGGTGGTGCTTCCGGCCCCGGGCGTTGCCGCTCCGCGCGACTTCTTTGCCGCCGCCATCAACGGCTCCGGCACCGAGGGCGGATTCGTCGTTTCACCGCCCCGGGTCCGCCCGCTCTCGCCGTTGGCGCACAAGCGGCAGGGCTACGCGCTGACCGACACGGCGCTGGTGGCGCGCAACGGGGCGCTGCACCGGACCATCGCCATCGTGCCGCACGCCCGCACCCAGGGCCTGACGCTGAGCCAGGGCCCGTTGGCCAGGCGCTTCGGGGTGGTGGACCTGTCCCTGGCCACGATCGCCGGGCCCGTGGTGCCGCTGGTGCACCAGCTCGATGTCGCCTCGGGCCGGGAATTGTTCCTGGAACAGGCCGACCGCGCCGCGGCGGCACGCAGGCAAACCGATTCAAACCACTGGTTGGGGGACGCATGA
- a CDS encoding PH domain-containing protein, which yields MRQEPIDPAGIQWTRVSPSYAKVRMVGWAIGALITLLVLSVPLVLVLTGVWEGFPLWLAIAAPAVVVAVEVIRLVLIPRQVAAIGYAEREDDLLVRHGLMFQKVLVVPYGRMQFVDVAVGPIDRMLGLCKVKLHTAAADATAEIPGLPVAEGTRLREQLAARGESRLAGL from the coding sequence ATGCGGCAGGAACCAATTGACCCGGCCGGGATCCAATGGACGCGCGTGTCCCCGAGCTACGCGAAGGTCCGCATGGTGGGTTGGGCCATTGGCGCGTTGATCACGCTGCTGGTGCTCAGTGTCCCGCTGGTCCTGGTGCTGACCGGGGTGTGGGAGGGCTTCCCGCTGTGGCTGGCGATCGCCGCCCCCGCGGTGGTGGTGGCCGTCGAGGTCATCCGCCTGGTGCTGATCCCCCGCCAGGTCGCCGCGATCGGCTACGCCGAACGCGAGGACGACCTGCTGGTGCGCCACGGGTTGATGTTCCAGAAGGTGCTGGTGGTCCCCTACGGCCGGATGCAGTTCGTCGACGTGGCAGTGGGCCCGATCGACCGGATGCTGGGGCTGTGCAAGGTCAAGCTGCACACCGCGGCGGCCGATGCCACCGCGGAGATCCCCGGTTTGCCGGTGGCCGAGGGCACGCGCCTGCGCGAGCAGCTTGCCGCCCGCGGGGAATCGCGATTGGCCGGGCTGTGA
- the folK gene encoding 2-amino-4-hydroxy-6-hydroxymethyldihydropteridine diphosphokinase, with the protein MVSCILALGSNLGERAGTLQAAVTSLAATEGIELVRLSDTAVTKPVGGPEGQPDFLNLVLRIETTLAPRQLLAACQQIEAAHHRTREVRWGPRTLDIDVITYGEETSSDPVLTLPHPRAAERGFVLLPWSWMEPDAMLSGIPVASLAAAATDTPGIVRAEAGA; encoded by the coding sequence ATGGTTTCCTGCATCCTTGCCCTGGGCTCCAACCTGGGCGAACGTGCCGGAACGCTGCAGGCCGCGGTCACCTCCCTGGCCGCCACCGAGGGCATCGAGCTGGTGCGCCTCTCGGACACCGCGGTGACCAAGCCCGTGGGAGGGCCCGAGGGGCAACCGGACTTCCTGAACCTGGTGCTGCGCATCGAAACCACCCTGGCGCCGCGCCAGCTGCTGGCCGCCTGCCAGCAGATCGAGGCGGCCCACCACCGCACCCGCGAGGTCCGCTGGGGTCCGCGCACCCTTGACATCGACGTGATCACCTACGGGGAAGAAACCAGCTCGGATCCGGTGCTGACGCTTCCGCACCCGCGGGCAGCGGAACGCGGCTTCGTGCTGCTGCCGTGGTCCTGGATGGAACCGGACGCAATGCTGTCCGGGATCCCGGTCGCATCGCTGGCCGCCGCCGCGACCGACACACCCGGCATCGTTCGCGCCGAAGCGGGGGCCTAG